From Anopheles coluzzii chromosome 3, AcolN3, whole genome shotgun sequence, the proteins below share one genomic window:
- the LOC125907450 gene encoding uncharacterized protein LOC125907450 isoform X2 → MSSLYRQHSRIFQISRLLYFTPCSYNEELGRFEATKRNLAFLGAALVLTIPFWVYDIHLMATNFLHTYTTVFAAVGGIELLIYVSVVMCTILNVLVKRQRITRLMNVLFRPDRILDSCSPTNSADTRYNDNRKLVVFVLFILFGMCIKLSYFKKAEIKILSVMIAGRFLAIWVLIFVHRLHVRAIGQRMEQLRVLYASEELEQHLDYFLHLYDRYSRQIGEVDDCYSFPVVLVFLLVMLQLIYLAEHVYSTIETGTMMPVADNFFYSLFGQVWQTMYGALGYYCISACGTASEEV, encoded by the coding sequence ATGTCTTCGTTGTACAGACAGCACAGTCGAATATTTCAAATCTCAAGGCTGCTCTACTTCACACCCTGTAGCTACAATGAGGAGTTGGGACGCTTTGAAGCCACCAAAAGAAATCTGGCATTCTTGGGTGCAGCTTTGGTGCTTACGATTCCCTTCTGGGTGTACGACATTCATCTCATGGCTACCAATTTTCTGCATACGTACACAACCGTCTTTGCAGCGGTAGGTGGCATCGAGCTGCTAATATACGTTAGTGTGGTGATGTGCACTATACTAAATGTGTTGGTTAAGCGACAACGTATCACACGGCTGATGAATGTGCTGTTTCGACCCGACCGAATATTGGATAGCTGCAGTCCCACAAATTCAGCAGATACACGCTACAATGACAACCGGAAGTTGGTAGTGTTCGTGTTGTTCATACTATTTGGCATGTGTATCAAATTATCCTACTTCAAAAAAGCAGAAATAAAGATCCTGTCGGTGATGATTGCGGGACGCTTTCTTGCGATTTGGGTGTTGATCTTCGTGCATCGACTGCATGTGCGAGCTATTGGGCAGCGCATGGAACAGCTGCGGGTTCTGTACGCAAGTGAAGAGTTGGAGCAACATTTGGACTACTTCTTGCATCTTTACGATCGCTACTCGCGCCAGATTGGCGAGGTTGACGATTGTTACTCGTTCCCGGTAGTGCTGGTCTTTTTGTTGGTGATGTTACAACTGATCTATTTGGCAGAACATGTGTACAGCACGATAGAAACGGGCACGATGATGCCGGTTGCGGACAATTTTTTCTATTCGTTATTTGGCCAAGTGTGGCAAACGATGTATGGTGCATTAGGGTACTATTGTATATCCGCGTGTGGTACAGCATCTGAGGAGGTATAA
- the LOC125907450 gene encoding uncharacterized protein LOC125907450 isoform X1, with protein MWFISFYHEAYTTFVIRGKAVVKSSTMSACARLNRYTFKIMSSVYYLPVAYDAVEHRFIEKRSNLIPFAIGLLLSIGFIYHDFFIVLPNFNTDQSAFTLAVFIVELTVFATVPICVVCNSFVHRKEIVQLLNMLFADQNVLDLGGTYGNKSVQPFSIANRYVKVLYAIVALICFYNYINMIHTMHTFLELTLISRFLLTTQYIYLYYLCVSMVRLRMQQLRVLFLDHQHEHDFEQLLCLFLERFRQYIAQIERINQCLSAPLLGMLLQALIELAYFMYEWFRVISTGQVVNGNYISVQQWITSQFWQLMYGNVLLLLVPSCEQASNEVIIIQQVRGQPSR; from the coding sequence ATGTGGTTTATTTCATTCTACCATGAAGCGTACACGACATTCGTGATTCGTGGTAAGGCTGTGGTCAAGTCATCAACGATGTCTGCCTGCGCTCGACTTAATCGCTACACGTTCAAAATCATGTCATCGGTGTATTATCTGCCCGTAGCCTACGATGCAGTCGAACATCGTTTCATTGAAAAGCGTTCAAATCTCATACCGTTCGCCATCGGGTTGCTCCTCTCGATTGGTTTCATATACCATGATTTTTTCATAGTGCTACCGAATTTCAATACTGACCAGTCAGCTTTTACACTAGCAGTGTTTATCGTGGAACTAACCGTGTTCGCCACAGTACCAATCTGTGTGGTGTGTAACAGCTTCGTACATCGCAAAGAGATCGTGCAGCTGTTGAATATGTTATTTGCCGACCAAAATGTGCTAGATTTGGGTGGTACTTATGGGAACAAAAGTGTCCAACCCTTTAGTATTGCGAATCGCTACGTGAAAGTTTTGTATGCGATCGTGgcattgatttgtttttacaaTTATATAAATATGATACACACCATGCATACGTTTCTGGAGCTTACGTTGATATCACGGTTTCTGCTAACGACACAATACATATATCTGTACTATCTGTGCGTCAGTATGGTACGCTTGCGGATGCAGCAACTGAGGGTGCTGTTTCTGGACCATCAGCACGAGCACGATTTCGAACAACTTCTTTGCCTCTTCTTGGAAAGATTTCGCCAGTACATCGCTCAGATTGAACGGATTAACCAATGCTTATCCGCACCACTGCTGGGGATGCTTCTGCAAGCATTGATCGAGCTGGCATATTTTATGTACGAATGGTTCCGAGTGATCAGTACAGGACAGGTGGTAAATGGAAACTATATCAGCGTACAGCAATGGATCACTAGCCAGTTTTGGCAGCTGATGTATGGCAACGTATTGCTACTGCTTGTGCCGTCCTGCGAACAAGCGTCAAACGAGGTAATAATCATTCAACAAGTGCGGGGGCAGCCTTCCCGATGA